CTGGTCCAAGGTATTTACGTGGATCATACTCATTAGGCTTTTCAGCCAATACCTGGCGAACAACTTTTGCTGAAGCAATCTGGTTTTCAGTATTTACGTTTACTTTAGCTGTACCGAAAGAAATAGCTTTCTGGATATCTTTTGTAGGGATTCCAGTTCCGCCGTGCAATACTAATGGTACGCCTGCAGTTTTGTTGATTTCTTCCATTTCCTTGAAGCCAAGGTTCGGTTCGCCTTTGTAAGGGCCGTGAACAGATCCAAGAGCTGGAGCAAGGCAGTCGATTCCAGTGCGCTGAACAAGTTCTTCACACTCTTTAGGGTCAGCATAGATAACGCCATCAGCAACGACATCATCTTCCTGTCCGCCAACTACTCCTAATTCAGCTTCAACAGAAACACCTTTTGAATGAGCGTATTCTACCACTTTTGAAGTGATTTCAACGTTCTCTTCGAAAGGACCGTGTGAAGCATCGATCATGACAGATGTGAAACCTGCGTCGATTGCTTCTTTACACTTATCGAAGCTTGAACCATGGTCTAAGTGGATTGCGACAGGAACAGTTGTTTTGTAGTCCTCCATCAATCCTTCTACCATTTTCACTACTGTTTTGAAGCCGCCCATGTAACGTGCTGCGCCCTCGGAAACACCTAGGATAACTGGCGATTTTTCAGCTTCTGCAGCCTGAAGGATCGCTTGAGTAAATTCAAGGTTATTTAAGTTAAATTGCCCAACAGCGTAGCCTTCCGCATTCGCTTTTTTCAGCATTTCAGTCATTGAAACTAAAGGCATATTTTTTCCTCCTTCGTTATGATCAGTTTTCATTTTGACAATGCTACCATTTTAAAGGTTTTCCTTCTCTGCTTTTGATTATGTACCCGAGAAGGCATTCATCAAAACGAATGATCCTGTGGAATTCATAAGTATCATACCAAAAGAAAATCAGAATTACCATCGTTCAAGCCTTGTTTTTGCAAGTGTCATAAAAATGCTATAAAGCAAGCGTTACCAATAATTTCACTAGTCTGTAAACTCGGTTTTTTACCTGCTTTTTAAAAGGAAATGCCCTCCGAAAATTCAAGAGGGCATTTCTATGTATCGGAAATTAATTAAGAAACGGTTTGCGAATATTTCTTCACTGCTGCGCGGATGTCGTCGATATCGAATGGTTTTGCGAAGTGTGTCAGCGCGCCCAAGTCCATTGCCTCCTGGATCATATCAAGCTCGCCGTAAGCGGTCATGATGATGACGCGGATATCAGGATCGATAACTTTCATTCTTTTTAAAATTTCAATTCCATCCATACCAGGGATCTTCATGTCCAAAAGAACTAGATCTGGTGGATGCTTCTTAACGATATCCAGGGCCTGGACGCCATTTGCAGCTTGATACGTTTGATAACCTTCTTTTTGCAGCACTTCATTAAGTAGAATTCTGATGCCAAACTGGTCGTCTACAATTAGTATTTTTTCTTTCATGCCGCCTCTTCCCCCTAATAAATGTAGTATATTTTATAATGTGTTTATCCAGGAAATGGTTTCGTCTTATCCCCATTTACACAATTCGTTAAAAAGCTTGAAATTCCTCCCATATTTTCAAACTTATTTTTCGACAGATGCTTTTTCATCTCTATTGTAGTACTTTATAATCAGTATTGGCAAAAACGGAGGTGCTCTTATGTTAAAAATGTTTTCGACACAGCTGACAGGTTTGTTCAACAGGCTTCAGGAAAAAGAAGAATTTTCGATTGAGGACGGAGCTCGCCTGCTTGCACAGGCAGCTGCTGGTGAGGGAACTGTTTATATTTTCGGTACGAAGGAGATGCAGGCAGTAGCCCTTGAAGCGGTCTATGGCGAGGAACCTTTGCAATCTGCTGCGATTTTCACTGATGACGTCGAGCTGGAGGCTGCTGACCGCGTTCTGGTTATAAGCCGATATGCTGACGATGAAGAGGCTGTCGGAGTAGCGCGCGAATTGCACGAAAAAGGGATTCCATTCGTGGCCATCTCCACGGTCCGCGCTGAAAATGAAGCCGTAAGCCTGGAAACTATGGCTGACGTGCACATCGATTTAAGATTGACAAAAGGACTCATGCCTGATGAAATGGGCAACAGAATCGGCTATCCTGCTTCCATCGTCGCATTATACATTTACTTCGGCTTGAAGTTCACGATTGAGGAAATTTTAGAGGAGTACTAACTCAGGGTTTGGACCCAACTGGTAATAT
This window of the Mesobacillus jeotgali genome carries:
- a CDS encoding class II fructose-bisphosphate aldolase, translated to MPLVSMTEMLKKANAEGYAVGQFNLNNLEFTQAILQAAEAEKSPVILGVSEGAARYMGGFKTVVKMVEGLMEDYKTTVPVAIHLDHGSSFDKCKEAIDAGFTSVMIDASHGPFEENVEITSKVVEYAHSKGVSVEAELGVVGGQEDDVVADGVIYADPKECEELVQRTGIDCLAPALGSVHGPYKGEPNLGFKEMEEINKTAGVPLVLHGGTGIPTKDIQKAISFGTAKVNVNTENQIASAKVVRQVLAEKPNEYDPRKYLGPARDAIKETVIGKMREFGSSNKA
- a CDS encoding response regulator produces the protein MKEKILIVDDQFGIRILLNEVLQKEGYQTYQAANGVQALDIVKKHPPDLVLLDMKIPGMDGIEILKRMKVIDPDIRVIIMTAYGELDMIQEAMDLGALTHFAKPFDIDDIRAAVKKYSQTVS
- a CDS encoding DUF2529 domain-containing protein; translated protein: MLKMFSTQLTGLFNRLQEKEEFSIEDGARLLAQAAAGEGTVYIFGTKEMQAVALEAVYGEEPLQSAAIFTDDVELEAADRVLVISRYADDEEAVGVARELHEKGIPFVAISTVRAENEAVSLETMADVHIDLRLTKGLMPDEMGNRIGYPASIVALYIYFGLKFTIEEILEEY